From a single Thalassospira sp. ER-Se-21-Dark genomic region:
- a CDS encoding TRAP transporter large permease, giving the protein MDPLLLAAVVGIATTLVLFSGIPVGIGLLLVSVGFIITFDGTGSLPLLPEILFGKLESFEVLAIPMFILMGAVVASSRAGGDLYSVLDRWLTRIPGGLVISNLGACAIFSALSGSSPATCAAIGKMGIPAMRERGFPDTVAAGSIAAGGTLGILIPPSVTMIVYGISTETSIGRLFLAGLLPGLLVTALFMAWSLYSTWRQGNAQAALGVVKYTWKEKFEILPRVLPFLVIIGAVLFALYGGVATPSETAGVGALFCLITAMIVYRMWKPGQLWNVMRDTTKESVMILLIIGAAGLFSYMLSSLFITQSIAQWISALEVNRWVLMGFINVFLLISGFFLPPVAVILMSAPILLPVIINAGFDPYWFAVILTINMEIGLITPPVGLNLYVINGIAPDIRLQSILKGAFPYVMCMIAAIIILCFFPQIATWLPETIIGGR; this is encoded by the coding sequence ATGGATCCCTTGCTTCTTGCGGCCGTTGTCGGCATCGCAACCACCCTTGTTCTTTTCTCCGGCATTCCGGTCGGTATTGGCCTGCTTCTGGTCAGTGTCGGCTTCATCATCACCTTTGATGGCACCGGATCACTGCCGCTGTTGCCGGAAATCCTGTTCGGCAAGCTCGAAAGTTTCGAAGTTCTCGCCATCCCGATGTTTATCCTGATGGGGGCGGTTGTTGCCTCGTCTCGGGCCGGTGGTGACTTGTATTCCGTTCTCGATCGCTGGCTGACCCGTATTCCGGGCGGACTTGTGATTTCAAACCTTGGCGCCTGCGCGATCTTTTCCGCCCTGTCTGGTTCATCGCCTGCCACCTGTGCCGCAATCGGCAAGATGGGCATCCCGGCGATGCGCGAACGCGGCTTCCCCGATACGGTCGCAGCCGGCTCGATTGCCGCTGGCGGTACGCTGGGCATCCTGATTCCGCCAAGTGTCACCATGATTGTTTATGGCATCTCGACCGAAACCTCGATCGGGCGCCTGTTCCTTGCCGGTCTTCTGCCGGGTCTTCTGGTCACCGCCCTGTTCATGGCCTGGTCGCTCTATTCGACCTGGCGTCAGGGCAACGCCCAGGCCGCCCTTGGTGTTGTCAAATACACATGGAAGGAAAAGTTTGAAATCCTTCCGCGTGTTCTGCCCTTCCTTGTCATCATCGGTGCGGTTCTGTTCGCCCTTTATGGCGGTGTTGCGACACCTTCGGAAACGGCTGGCGTTGGTGCACTGTTCTGCCTGATCACCGCGATGATCGTTTATCGCATGTGGAAACCGGGTCAGCTTTGGAATGTCATGCGTGACACCACCAAGGAATCCGTGATGATCCTGCTGATCATCGGGGCTGCCGGCCTGTTTAGCTACATGCTGTCATCGCTGTTCATCACCCAGTCGATTGCACAGTGGATTTCCGCGCTTGAGGTCAACCGTTGGGTTCTGATGGGCTTCATCAACGTGTTCCTGCTGATCAGTGGCTTCTTCCTGCCGCCGGTCGCAGTCATCCTGATGAGCGCACCGATCCTGCTGCCGGTGATCATCAATGCCGGTTTCGATCCTTACTGGTTTGCCGTGATCCTGACGATCAACATGGAAATCGGCCTGATCACCCCGCCGGTTGGTTTGAACCTGTATGTCATCAATGGCATTGCACCCGATATCCGCCTGCAGAGCATCCTTAAGGGCGCCTTCCCTTACGTGATGTGCATGATCGCAGCGATCATCATTCTGTGCTTCTTCCCGCAGATCGCCACCTGGCTTCCGGAAACCATCATCGGAGGACGCTAA
- a CDS encoding malonyl-CoA decarboxylase, giving the protein MSGMSVKSWLSSIADRGRELLDLPLSTPQDPLKQLGAMCKDLVSQKGEARGTAAAREVVRLWENLPEEDHLAFFRMMQNDFSADRAKVTKAAEAFAKDPSEANLAVLTQTSEPIRQELLRKINMAPGGTRAIVDMRETLIALLKNNRDLEPLNADMQHLLTSWFNRGFLELRHIDWDTSAAILEKLIRYEAVHEIQGWEDLRRRLATDRKCFAFFHPAIPDDPLIFVEVALVHGLADSVQALLAPEIDEKAPETANTAIFYSISNCQAGLKGISFGNFLIKQVVEELKREFPQLKQFATLSPIPGFMGWLRTRQKSKADDAELAGQVLDGLSEDDWINDPIKVAKLQKPTLALCATYLATCKRGKSPLDPTARFHLGNGAQLERLNWLGDTSEKGLRQAGGMMVNYAYHLNDIEKNHEALMNDGKIATSKSVAQLAGI; this is encoded by the coding sequence ATGTCAGGCATGTCTGTCAAAAGCTGGCTTTCAAGCATTGCCGACCGTGGTCGCGAACTGCTTGATCTGCCACTCTCGACCCCGCAGGACCCGCTCAAGCAGCTTGGCGCCATGTGCAAGGACCTTGTTTCGCAAAAGGGCGAGGCACGTGGCACCGCGGCGGCACGCGAAGTGGTGCGGCTTTGGGAAAACCTTCCCGAAGAAGACCATCTGGCCTTCTTCCGGATGATGCAAAATGACTTTAGTGCTGATCGCGCCAAGGTCACCAAGGCCGCCGAGGCCTTTGCCAAGGACCCGTCCGAGGCAAACCTCGCCGTCCTGACCCAAACGTCCGAGCCGATCCGTCAGGAACTGCTGCGCAAGATCAACATGGCGCCGGGTGGTACGCGGGCCATTGTCGATATGCGTGAAACCCTGATTGCGCTTCTGAAAAACAACCGCGACCTTGAACCGCTCAATGCCGATATGCAGCACCTGCTGACAAGCTGGTTCAACCGTGGCTTCCTTGAGTTGCGCCACATTGATTGGGATACCTCGGCGGCCATCCTTGAAAAACTGATCCGCTATGAGGCAGTCCATGAAATTCAGGGCTGGGAAGATCTGCGTCGTCGTCTGGCAACCGACCGGAAATGCTTTGCCTTCTTCCATCCGGCCATCCCCGACGATCCGCTGATCTTTGTTGAAGTCGCCCTCGTGCATGGCTTGGCTGATAGCGTTCAGGCGCTTCTGGCCCCGGAAATCGATGAAAAGGCGCCGGAAACTGCCAACACTGCGATCTTCTATTCGATCAGCAACTGTCAGGCAGGCCTTAAGGGCATTTCGTTTGGCAACTTCCTGATCAAACAGGTGGTCGAGGAACTCAAACGCGAATTCCCGCAGCTCAAGCAATTCGCCACCCTGTCGCCCATTCCGGGCTTCATGGGCTGGCTGCGCACCCGCCAGAAAAGCAAGGCCGACGACGCCGAGCTTGCCGGTCAGGTGCTTGACGGGCTTAGCGAAGACGACTGGATCAACGATCCGATCAAGGTCGCCAAGCTGCAAAAACCGACTTTGGCGCTGTGTGCCACCTATCTTGCCACCTGCAAACGTGGCAAGTCCCCGCTTGATCCCACTGCCCGCTTCCATCTGGGCAATGGTGCACAGCTTGAACGCCTGAACTGGCTTGGCGACACCTCCGAAAAGGGTCTGCGTCAGGCGGGCGGCATGATGGTGAACTACGCCTATCACCTCAATGATATCGAGAAAAACCACGAAGCACTGATGAATGACGGAAAGATCGCCACATCGAAATCCGTCGCACAGCTTGCCGGAATTTAA